In Streptomyces sp. DG2A-72, one genomic interval encodes:
- a CDS encoding YbjN domain-containing protein — translation MTIDPSSIPNFGGQPEPQPQGPAGPVVPDQDLVKQLLDQMELKHLVDEEGDLVAPWEQFRTYFMFRGEGDQQVFSVRTFYDRPHQIDEKPQLLESIDDWNRRTLWPKVYSHTHDDGTVRLIGEAQMLIGTGVSLEHFVSSTVSWVRAAIEFDKWLVEQLGLEQEVNEAEKPEDDE, via the coding sequence CGCAGCCCCAAGGACCGGCGGGCCCCGTCGTCCCGGATCAGGACCTCGTTAAGCAGCTCCTCGACCAGATGGAGCTGAAGCACCTCGTGGACGAGGAGGGTGACCTCGTCGCACCGTGGGAGCAGTTCCGTACGTACTTCATGTTCCGCGGCGAGGGTGACCAGCAGGTCTTCTCGGTGCGGACGTTCTACGACCGGCCCCACCAGATCGACGAGAAGCCGCAGCTGCTGGAGTCCATCGACGACTGGAACCGGCGGACCCTGTGGCCCAAGGTGTACAGCCACACCCATGACGACGGCACCGTCCGCCTGATCGGCGAGGCCCAGATGCTGATCGGCACGGGCGTGAGCCTGGAGCACTTCGTCTCGTCCACGGTCAGCTGGGTGCGGGCCGCGATCGAGTTCGACAAGTGGCTCGTGGAGCAGCTCGGCCTCGAGCAGGAGGTCAACGAAGCGGAGAAGCCCGAGGACGACGAGTAA
- a CDS encoding pyridoxal phosphate-dependent aminotransferase, with amino-acid sequence MTGMTSSARPLLNRRLAEFGTTIFAEMSALALRTGSINLGQGFPDTDGPDEVREAAVRALRDGRGNQYPPGPGIPELRGAVAAHQRRRYGLSYDPDREVLVTAGATEAIAASLLALLEPGDEVIAFEPYYDSYAACIAMAGGTRVPVTLRPHDGSFRLDLDELRDAVTDRTRLLLINTPHNPTGTVLTREELTAIAELAIERDLLVVTDEVYEHLVFDDAEHLPLATFPGMRERTVTIGSAGKSFSFTGWKVGWVTSTPELVTAVRSAKQFLTYVSSGPFQYAVAEALKLPDSYFTAFREDMLVKRDLLAAGLVESGFEVFKPAGTYFITTDIRPLGESDGFAFCRALPERAGVVAIPNAVFYDHREAGAPFVRFAFCKQTGVLEEAVKRLKALAG; translated from the coding sequence ATGACCGGCATGACCTCAAGCGCACGCCCGCTCCTCAACCGCCGGCTCGCCGAGTTCGGGACGACGATCTTCGCCGAGATGTCCGCGCTCGCCCTGCGGACCGGGTCGATCAATCTGGGCCAGGGCTTCCCCGACACCGACGGGCCCGACGAAGTCCGGGAGGCGGCGGTGCGCGCCCTGCGCGACGGCCGCGGCAACCAGTACCCGCCGGGTCCCGGCATCCCCGAGCTGCGCGGCGCCGTCGCGGCGCATCAGCGGCGGCGGTACGGGCTGTCGTACGACCCGGACCGTGAAGTCCTGGTGACGGCGGGCGCGACCGAGGCGATCGCCGCCTCTCTCCTGGCCCTGCTCGAACCCGGCGACGAGGTGATCGCCTTCGAGCCGTACTACGACTCCTATGCGGCCTGCATCGCGATGGCGGGCGGCACGCGCGTGCCGGTCACTCTCCGTCCGCACGACGGCAGCTTCCGCCTCGACCTCGACGAGCTGCGCGACGCGGTGACCGACCGCACCCGCCTCCTGCTGATCAACACCCCGCACAACCCGACCGGCACCGTCCTCACCCGGGAGGAGCTGACCGCGATCGCCGAGCTGGCCATCGAGCGGGATCTGCTGGTGGTCACGGACGAGGTGTACGAGCACCTGGTCTTCGACGACGCCGAGCATCTGCCGCTGGCCACGTTCCCCGGCATGCGCGAGCGGACCGTCACCATCGGCTCGGCCGGGAAGTCCTTCTCCTTCACCGGCTGGAAGGTCGGCTGGGTGACCTCGACGCCGGAGCTGGTCACGGCGGTGCGGTCGGCGAAGCAGTTCCTGACGTACGTCTCCTCCGGCCCGTTCCAGTACGCGGTCGCCGAGGCGCTGAAGCTCCCGGACTCGTACTTCACGGCCTTTCGGGAGGACATGCTGGTCAAGCGGGACCTGCTGGCGGCGGGGCTTGTGGAGAGCGGCTTCGAGGTGTTCAAGCCCGCCGGCACCTACTTCATCACCACCGACATCCGCCCCCTCGGCGAGAGTGACGGCTTCGCCTTCTGCCGCGCGCTGCCGGAGCGCGCCGGGGTGGTTGCCATCCCGAACGCCGTCTTCTACGACCACCGGGAGGCGGGCGCACCCTTCGTACGGTTCGCGTTCTGCAAGCAGACGGGCGTGCTGGAGGAGGCGGTGAAGCGGTTGAAGGCGCTGGCCGGCTGA